The following proteins are co-located in the Streptomyces sp. NBC_01198 genome:
- a CDS encoding ABC transporter permease — translation MSAAPPAPAPAPASPRAGAAGYRPGRTLRLRVEARRQLRRRRTMIVGALLAALPFILIVAFAIGGTPKEGRNGPTLIDTATASGANFAATCLFVSAGFVLVVPVALFCGDTVASEAGWSSLRYLLAAPVPRTRLLSVKLAVALGFSAVALVLLPAVALVAGTVAYGWGDLELPTGGALASGDALPRLAVAVAYIFVSQLVTAALAFWLSTKTDAPLGAVGGAVGLTIVGNVLDAVTALGSWRDVLPAHWQFSWADALQPTLEWTGMLQGASVSVSYAIVLTALAFRGFRTKDIVS, via the coding sequence ATGAGCGCCGCACCCCCCGCCCCCGCGCCCGCCCCCGCCTCCCCCCGGGCCGGCGCGGCCGGCTACCGGCCGGGCCGCACGCTGCGGCTGCGGGTCGAGGCCCGCAGGCAGCTGCGCCGGCGGCGCACCATGATCGTGGGCGCGCTGCTGGCGGCGCTGCCCTTCATCCTGATCGTCGCGTTCGCGATCGGCGGCACCCCCAAGGAGGGGCGCAACGGCCCCACCCTCATCGACACCGCCACCGCCTCCGGCGCCAACTTCGCCGCGACCTGCCTGTTCGTCTCCGCAGGCTTCGTCCTGGTGGTGCCGGTGGCGCTGTTCTGCGGTGACACCGTCGCCTCCGAGGCGGGCTGGTCGAGCCTGCGGTACCTGCTGGCGGCGCCGGTGCCCAGGACCCGGCTGCTGAGCGTGAAGCTGGCGGTGGCGCTGGGCTTCAGCGCGGTGGCCCTGGTGCTGCTGCCCGCGGTCGCGCTGGTCGCCGGGACCGTCGCCTACGGGTGGGGCGATCTGGAGCTGCCCACCGGCGGTGCGCTGGCCTCGGGCGACGCGCTGCCCCGGCTGGCCGTCGCGGTGGCGTACATCTTCGTCAGCCAACTGGTCACCGCCGCCCTCGCGTTCTGGCTGTCGACCAAGACCGACGCCCCGCTGGGGGCGGTCGGCGGCGCGGTCGGGCTGACGATCGTCGGAAACGTGCTGGACGCGGTGACCGCGCTCGGCTCGTGGCGGGACGTGCTGCCCGCGCACTGGCAGTTCTCCTGGGCCGACGCGCTGCAGCCCACGCTGGAGTGGACCGGCATGCTGCAGGGCGCCTCGGTGTCGGTGTCGTACGCGATCGTGCTGACCGCGCTGGCCTTCCGCGGGTTCCGCACCAAGGACATCGTGTCCTGA
- a CDS encoding discoidin domain-containing protein, which yields MAAVLSFAVAGAAALTAVTLVSAPTAHAAGGVPAPSPVGISGRGANVPFKELEAEYASTNGTLIGPDRLYGRLPSEASGRQAVTLNAVGQYVEFTLTAPANAMSLRYSLPDSADGKGRNATLDVQANGQSVKTLPVTSKYSWYYGGYPFNNNPGDSNPHHFYDEARTKFASTYPAGTKIRVQVTSTAQSPTFTIDLADFEQVGAAIGKPSGAIDAVADYGVDPSGATDSTAKMQAAVDAGKAQGKVVYVPQGTYTLYSHVIVDGVTVQGAGPWYTVFGGRDPVNRANAAGFYGKYVNQGGPSKNVNLKDFAIIGDIQERVDDDQVNGLGGAMSNSTVDDLWIQHVKVGAWMDGPMDHFTIKNSRILDTTADGVNFHIGVTNSTVTNTFVRNTGDDGLAGWPENQPNVNDSFDHNTVVLPILANNIVTYGGKDFNLSDNVMADTITNGGGLHIANRYPGVNAGAGTAVAGTITAARNTLIRTGNSDYNWQFGVGAIWFDGLQGQVNANIQISDTDILDSSYEAIQSIETGVTGVTMKNVNIDGAGTYAIQAQAAAQMTFVNVTAKHIGQAATPIHNCVGTSLQITDGGGNSGWNTGQTCTGTWPAPIWTNGGVPTGGSGGTTGGSTTPPTTPPTTPPTTPPTTPPTTPPTTPASGNLALGRPASDTGHADVYTAGNTVDGNANTYWESTNNAFPQSLTVDLGAAKTVGRLVIKLPPATAWATRTETLSVQGSTDNSTWTTLKASAGYTLNPATGNTATITLTPTSTRHLRLTVTGNTGWPAAQLSELEAYTS from the coding sequence ATGGCGGCGGTCCTGTCCTTCGCGGTGGCGGGCGCCGCCGCGCTGACCGCCGTCACCCTGGTGAGCGCCCCCACCGCGCACGCCGCCGGCGGAGTCCCCGCCCCCTCACCCGTCGGCATCTCCGGCCGCGGCGCGAACGTGCCGTTCAAGGAGCTGGAGGCGGAGTACGCGAGCACCAACGGCACGCTGATCGGTCCCGACCGGCTGTACGGCCGCCTGCCGTCCGAGGCCTCCGGCCGCCAGGCGGTCACCCTCAACGCGGTCGGCCAGTACGTGGAGTTCACGCTGACCGCGCCGGCGAACGCGATGTCGCTGCGCTACAGCCTGCCGGACTCCGCAGACGGCAAGGGCCGGAACGCCACGCTGGACGTCCAGGCCAACGGGCAGTCCGTGAAGACGCTGCCGGTCACCTCCAAGTACAGCTGGTACTACGGGGGTTATCCGTTCAACAACAACCCGGGCGACAGCAACCCGCACCACTTCTACGACGAGGCCCGGACGAAGTTCGCGAGCACCTACCCGGCGGGCACCAAGATCCGGGTGCAGGTGACCTCGACCGCCCAGTCACCGACCTTCACCATCGACCTGGCCGACTTCGAGCAGGTCGGCGCCGCGATCGGCAAGCCCTCGGGGGCCATCGACGCGGTCGCCGACTACGGCGTCGACCCGAGCGGCGCCACCGACTCCACCGCGAAGATGCAGGCGGCGGTCGACGCGGGCAAGGCGCAGGGCAAGGTCGTCTACGTCCCGCAGGGCACCTACACGCTCTACAGCCACGTCATCGTCGACGGCGTCACCGTCCAGGGGGCCGGCCCCTGGTACACCGTCTTCGGCGGCCGCGACCCGGTGAACCGGGCCAACGCGGCGGGCTTCTACGGGAAGTACGTCAACCAGGGCGGCCCGAGCAAGAACGTGAACCTCAAGGACTTCGCCATCATCGGCGACATCCAGGAGCGGGTCGACGACGACCAGGTCAACGGGCTCGGCGGCGCGATGTCGAACTCGACGGTGGACGACCTGTGGATCCAGCACGTCAAGGTCGGCGCCTGGATGGACGGTCCGATGGACCACTTCACCATCAAGAACAGCCGCATCCTGGACACCACCGCCGACGGCGTCAACTTCCACATCGGCGTGACCAACTCGACGGTGACCAACACCTTCGTGCGCAACACCGGTGACGACGGCCTGGCGGGCTGGCCGGAGAACCAGCCGAACGTCAACGACAGCTTCGACCACAACACGGTGGTGCTGCCGATCCTGGCGAACAACATCGTCACCTACGGCGGCAAGGACTTCAACCTGTCCGACAACGTCATGGCCGACACCATCACCAACGGCGGCGGCCTGCACATCGCCAACCGCTACCCGGGCGTCAACGCCGGCGCCGGCACCGCGGTCGCGGGCACCATCACCGCGGCCCGCAACACCCTGATCAGGACCGGGAACAGCGACTACAACTGGCAGTTCGGCGTCGGCGCCATCTGGTTCGACGGCCTCCAGGGCCAGGTCAACGCGAACATCCAGATCAGCGACACCGACATCCTCGACAGCTCCTACGAGGCGATCCAGTCCATCGAGACCGGCGTCACCGGCGTCACGATGAAGAACGTCAACATCGACGGGGCCGGCACCTACGCCATCCAGGCGCAGGCCGCGGCGCAGATGACCTTCGTCAACGTCACCGCCAAGCACATCGGCCAGGCCGCGACCCCGATCCACAACTGCGTCGGCACCAGCCTGCAGATCACCGACGGCGGCGGCAACTCCGGCTGGAACACCGGCCAGACCTGCACCGGCACCTGGCCCGCACCGATCTGGACCAACGGCGGTGTGCCCACCGGCGGCAGCGGCGGCACCACCGGCGGCAGCACCACCCCGCCGACCACTCCCCCCACCACCCCGCCGACGACGCCTCCCACCACTCCCCCGACGACCCCGCCGACCACCCCCGCCAGCGGGAACCTGGCGCTGGGCCGTCCGGCCAGTGACACCGGCCACGCCGACGTCTACACCGCGGGCAACACCGTCGACGGCAACGCCAACACCTACTGGGAATCCACCAACAACGCCTTCCCCCAGTCACTGACCGTCGACCTCGGCGCCGCGAAGACCGTCGGCCGCCTCGTGATCAAACTGCCCCCCGCCACCGCCTGGGCCACCCGCACCGAGACCCTCTCCGTCCAGGGCTCCACCGACAACAGCACCTGGACCACCCTGAAGGCCTCCGCCGGCTACACCCTCAACCCCGCCACCGGCAACACCGCCACCATCACCCTGACCCCCACAAGCACCCGCCACCTGCGGCTCACCGTCACCGGCAACACCGGCTGGCCCGCCGCCCAGCTCTCCGAACTGGAGGCCTACACCTCCTAG
- a CDS encoding LAETG motif-containing sortase-dependent surface protein, producing the protein MRLTVQGRRRSAAIAATGMAAMIGTVLMAGPASAHTPVWSVTCDSVKVDLTSYNTSHDIHNSVTLSIVGGEGALADNQDFGGSFHFKDALPPHDSPISVRLVVKAGDNAKYNVDETKVSPVCDKPSSPPVTPTTTPPASPSSTAATTAPPETTAPATTTAAAPVVADTTSAAGTGDLAETGSSSATPMIAGIAVAVVVAGGGLVFWTRKRGSSAHR; encoded by the coding sequence ATGAGATTGACGGTTCAGGGCCGCAGGAGATCCGCGGCCATCGCGGCGACCGGAATGGCCGCCATGATCGGTACGGTGCTCATGGCCGGTCCGGCCTCGGCGCACACGCCCGTCTGGTCGGTCACCTGTGACTCGGTGAAGGTCGACCTGACGAGCTACAACACCAGCCACGACATCCACAATTCGGTGACGCTCAGCATCGTCGGCGGCGAGGGCGCGCTGGCCGACAACCAGGACTTCGGCGGCAGCTTCCACTTCAAGGACGCGCTGCCCCCGCACGACAGCCCGATCAGCGTCCGCCTGGTGGTCAAGGCCGGCGACAACGCGAAGTACAACGTCGACGAGACCAAGGTCTCGCCGGTCTGCGACAAGCCGTCCAGCCCGCCGGTGACGCCGACCACCACCCCGCCGGCCTCGCCGTCCAGCACTGCGGCGACCACCGCGCCGCCCGAGACGACCGCGCCGGCCACCACCACCGCGGCCGCCCCCGTGGTCGCGGACACCACCTCCGCGGCTGGCACCGGGGACCTGGCGGAGACCGGTAGCTCCAGCGCCACGCCGATGATCGCGGGTATCGCCGTGGCCGTCGTGGTCGCGGGCGGCGGCCTGGTGTTCTGGACCCGCAAGCGCGGCTCCTCGGCCCACCGCTGA
- a CDS encoding transglycosylase family protein, whose protein sequence is MPLRGRHRRYRPSRVSQASLTVTAGGAGLALPLIGLSSAHAESAGVWDKVANCESSGNWHINSGNGYYGGLQFAASTWKSFGGGAYASRADLATKNQQIAVAEKVLRSQGPGAWPVCSVRAGLTRESATASHTVKVPASKIRPVSGHTGTAKSRDRTPAKTPAKTPAKTPAKAAAKAPAAAPGHDRYTVVHGDTLSGIASDQHVRGGWPQLYADNRSVVGDDPDLILPGQRLALSAPQAAPAKAAPKAAPKTAPAPKAAPKAVPKATPRAAPKKTATAASAHTKPATAPHTGYTLPVHAPLGTPYHASGSHWASGYHTGMDFLVPTGTAVHSVAAGKVVTAGWGGSYGYQVVIRHADGHYSQYGHLSQISVKAGQHVNEGQRIARSGSTGNVTGPHLHFEIRTGPVYGDDIDPLRYLRAHGVSV, encoded by the coding sequence ATGCCCTTACGCGGACGCCACCGTCGTTACCGCCCGAGCAGGGTCTCCCAGGCCTCGCTGACCGTCACTGCGGGCGGTGCGGGTCTCGCGCTCCCGCTGATCGGGCTGAGCAGTGCGCACGCCGAGTCGGCCGGTGTGTGGGACAAGGTCGCCAACTGCGAGTCGTCGGGCAACTGGCACATCAACAGCGGCAACGGCTACTACGGCGGCCTGCAGTTCGCCGCCTCCACCTGGAAGTCCTTCGGCGGCGGCGCCTACGCCTCCCGGGCCGACCTGGCCACGAAGAACCAGCAGATCGCGGTCGCCGAGAAGGTGCTGCGCAGCCAGGGCCCCGGCGCGTGGCCGGTCTGCTCGGTGCGGGCCGGGCTCACCCGGGAGTCGGCCACCGCCTCGCACACCGTGAAGGTGCCGGCGTCGAAGATCCGGCCGGTCTCCGGGCACACTGGCACGGCGAAGAGCCGGGACAGGACGCCCGCCAAGACCCCGGCGAAGACCCCCGCCAAAACTCCGGCCAAGGCCGCCGCGAAGGCCCCGGCGGCGGCACCAGGACACGACCGCTACACGGTCGTCCACGGCGACACGCTGTCCGGCATAGCCTCCGACCAGCACGTCAGGGGCGGCTGGCCGCAGCTCTACGCCGACAACCGCTCGGTCGTCGGCGACGACCCCGACCTGATCCTGCCCGGCCAGCGGCTCGCGCTGTCCGCGCCGCAGGCGGCGCCCGCCAAGGCCGCGCCGAAGGCGGCCCCGAAGACCGCGCCCGCGCCGAAGGCGGCCCCGAAGGCCGTCCCGAAGGCGACGCCCAGGGCGGCCCCGAAGAAGACCGCCACCGCCGCGTCGGCCCACACCAAGCCGGCCACCGCCCCGCACACCGGCTACACCCTGCCGGTGCACGCCCCGCTCGGCACCCCTTACCACGCGTCGGGCAGCCACTGGGCAAGCGGCTACCACACCGGGATGGACTTCCTGGTCCCGACCGGCACCGCCGTGCACTCGGTCGCCGCGGGCAAGGTCGTCACGGCCGGCTGGGGCGGCTCGTACGGCTACCAGGTGGTGATCCGGCACGCGGACGGCCACTACAGCCAGTACGGCCACCTGTCGCAGATCTCGGTCAAGGCCGGCCAGCACGTCAACGAGGGCCAGCGGATCGCCCGCTCCGGCTCGACCGGGAACGTCACGGGGCCGCACCTGCACTTCGAGATCAGGACCGGGCCGGTCTACGGCGACGACATCGACCCGCTGCGTTACCTGCGCGCCCACGGCGTGTCGGTCTGA
- a CDS encoding alpha/beta fold hydrolase, with amino-acid sequence MDLRWPRRKRWLAGAGALAVLVAGGAAVGSAAAAGGGGAVHRSDAMLTGAGGVRLDTSYFTTGGSACRPAVLLGHGFGGSKAEVRGQAEALARHGYAVLTWSARGFGSSTGTIGLNAPDGEGADVSRLIDWLAARPDVRLDAPGDPRVGISGVSYGGAISLLAAGYDHRVDAIAPRETYWNLADALFPNDVYKKLWAGIFFSSGSAPLPGAAPKATTAPPAATPAATPGRPASADPLCGRFSPAICALYQRVATAGRPDAAARTQLEALSPAAVASRIKVPALIVQGQTDSLFTLAQSDAMAKAIRANGAPVAVDWIAGGHDGGDTEDSRIDRRVTAWFDHYLKGSTGTATGPAFRVTRTGGLDSTDGSVVLRGADAGSYPGLEGTTARRIALTGREQRITNPAGGAPPGISAVPGTGALSDLSSLGAGLSLDIPGQYARFDSAPLAGSTHLTGAPTVTVRVATGAPDAVLFGKLYDVAPGGKATLPAALAAPVRVQGSPDGSTVTLRLPAVDHDFAAGHRMRLVLATTDLGYASPAAPATVTVSLVSPDLTVPVDSAMGDAAAPLPWWAWALPPLALLVAAALLVTGRHRVRPRPADPALAAVPLQITGLSKRYAKSADRYAVRDLSFRVEPGQVLGLLGPNGAGKTTTLRMLMGLIRPDDGEIRVFGEAVRPGAPVLSRLGAFVEGAGFLPHLTGRANLELYWQATGRPEQDARLAEALEIAGLGEALGRAVRTYSQGMRQRLAIAQAMLGLPDLLILDEPTNGLDPPQIREMREVLIRYAAAGRTVIVSSHLLAEVEQSCTHLVVMDRGQLVTSGPVADIIGSADTVLVGVDGEMSQSVVDQVADLPGVATAVREEDGLLAVLDGMTAAQFVAELVRLGVPVARVGPHRRLEDAFLTLIGGSA; translated from the coding sequence ATGGATCTTCGATGGCCGCGGCGCAAGCGGTGGTTGGCCGGGGCGGGGGCGCTCGCGGTTCTGGTGGCGGGCGGCGCGGCCGTCGGAAGCGCCGCCGCGGCCGGCGGGGGCGGCGCGGTACACCGCAGTGACGCGATGCTCACCGGCGCCGGCGGTGTACGCCTGGACACCTCGTACTTCACCACCGGCGGCAGCGCCTGCCGGCCCGCGGTCCTGCTCGGCCACGGCTTCGGCGGCAGCAAGGCGGAGGTGCGCGGGCAGGCGGAGGCGCTGGCCCGGCACGGTTACGCCGTCCTGACCTGGTCCGCCCGCGGCTTCGGGTCCTCCACCGGCACGATCGGGCTCAACGCGCCGGACGGCGAGGGCGCCGACGTCAGCCGGCTGATCGACTGGCTGGCCGCCCGCCCCGACGTCCGGCTCGACGCGCCCGGCGACCCCCGGGTCGGCATCTCGGGCGTGTCCTACGGCGGCGCGATCTCGCTGCTGGCGGCCGGCTACGACCACCGGGTCGACGCCATCGCGCCCCGCGAGACGTACTGGAACCTCGCCGACGCGCTCTTCCCGAACGACGTCTACAAGAAGCTCTGGGCCGGCATCTTCTTCTCCTCCGGATCGGCTCCCCTCCCCGGCGCCGCGCCGAAGGCGACAACGGCCCCGCCGGCCGCCACCCCGGCCGCCACCCCGGGCCGGCCGGCCTCCGCCGACCCGCTGTGCGGCCGCTTCAGCCCGGCGATCTGCGCGCTCTACCAGCGCGTCGCGACCGCCGGCCGGCCCGACGCGGCGGCCCGCACGCAGCTCGAAGCGCTCAGCCCCGCGGCGGTCGCGTCCCGTATCAAGGTCCCGGCGCTGATCGTGCAGGGCCAGACCGACTCGCTGTTCACGCTCGCGCAGTCCGACGCGATGGCCAAGGCGATCAGGGCGAACGGCGCACCGGTGGCCGTGGACTGGATCGCCGGCGGCCATGACGGCGGCGACACCGAGGACAGCCGGATCGACCGCCGGGTCACCGCGTGGTTCGACCACTACCTCAAAGGCAGCACCGGCACCGCCACCGGCCCGGCCTTCCGGGTCACCCGCACCGGCGGCCTCGACTCCACCGACGGCAGCGTCGTCCTGCGCGGCGCGGACGCCGGCAGCTACCCGGGCTTGGAGGGCACCACCGCCCGGCGGATCGCGCTGACCGGCCGCGAGCAGCGGATCACCAACCCGGCGGGTGGCGCGCCGCCGGGGATCTCGGCGGTGCCCGGCACCGGCGCGCTCAGCGACCTGTCCTCGCTCGGCGCGGGCCTCTCGCTCGACATCCCCGGGCAGTACGCGCGGTTCGACTCGGCGCCGCTGGCCGGCAGCACCCATCTGACCGGCGCGCCCACCGTCACCGTACGGGTGGCCACCGGCGCGCCCGACGCGGTGCTGTTCGGCAAGCTCTACGACGTCGCGCCGGGCGGCAAGGCCACGCTGCCCGCGGCGCTCGCCGCCCCCGTCCGGGTGCAGGGCTCGCCGGACGGCAGCACGGTCACGCTGCGACTGCCCGCGGTGGACCACGACTTCGCCGCCGGCCACCGGATGCGCCTGGTGCTGGCGACCACCGACCTCGGCTACGCCTCGCCGGCCGCGCCCGCCACCGTGACCGTCTCGCTGGTCTCGCCGGACCTGACCGTGCCCGTCGACAGCGCGATGGGCGACGCCGCCGCCCCGCTGCCGTGGTGGGCCTGGGCGCTGCCGCCGCTGGCGCTGCTGGTCGCGGCGGCCCTGCTGGTCACCGGCCGCCACCGGGTGCGCCCGCGGCCCGCCGACCCGGCGCTGGCCGCGGTGCCGCTGCAGATCACCGGGCTGAGCAAGCGGTACGCCAAGTCGGCCGACCGCTACGCCGTACGTGACCTGTCCTTCCGGGTCGAACCCGGCCAGGTGCTCGGCCTGCTCGGCCCGAACGGCGCCGGCAAGACGACCACGCTGCGGATGCTGATGGGGCTGATCCGCCCTGACGACGGCGAGATCCGGGTGTTCGGCGAGGCGGTGCGCCCGGGGGCCCCGGTGCTGTCCCGGCTGGGCGCCTTCGTCGAGGGCGCCGGCTTCCTGCCCCATCTGACCGGACGCGCCAACCTGGAGCTGTACTGGCAGGCCACCGGCCGCCCCGAGCAGGACGCCCGGCTGGCCGAGGCCCTGGAGATCGCCGGGCTCGGCGAGGCCCTGGGGCGTGCGGTCCGCACGTACTCGCAGGGCATGCGGCAGCGGCTGGCCATCGCGCAGGCCATGCTGGGCCTGCCCGACCTGCTGATCCTGGACGAGCCGACCAACGGCCTCGACCCGCCGCAGATCCGCGAGATGCGCGAGGTGCTGATCCGCTACGCGGCCGCCGGGCGCACGGTCATCGTCTCCAGCCACCTGCTGGCCGAGGTCGAGCAGAGCTGTACGCATCTGGTGGTGATGGACCGCGGGCAGCTGGTCACCTCGGGACCGGTCGCCGACATCATCGGCTCGGCCGACACCGTCCTGGTGGGTGTGGACGGCGAGATGTCGCAGAGCGTGGTGGACCAGGTCGCGGACCTGCCGGGGGTGGCCACCGCGGTCCGCGAGGAGGACGGGCTGCTCGCGGTGCTCGACGGCATGACCGCCGCGCAGTTCGTGGCCGAACTCGTCCGGCTCGGCGTGCCGGTGGCCCGGGTCGGGCCGCACCGCCGCCTGGAGGACGCCTTCCTGACCCTGATCGGAGGCTCGGCATGA
- a CDS encoding aldo/keto reductase family protein: MEYRHLGRSGLIVSEIAYGNWLTHGSQVEEDAATACVRAALDVGITTFDTADVYAQTRAESVLGRALKSERREGLEIFTKVFWPTGPGHNDRGLSRKHIMESIDNSLRRLQTDHVDLYQAHRYDRFTPLEETMEAFADVVHSGKAHYIGVSEWTADQIRRAHALARELRIPLVSNQPQYSALWRIIEGEVVPTSEELGLGQVVFSPIAQGVLTGKYLPGQQPPAGSRATDDKGGANMIGRWMRDDLLERVQELKPLAADAGLSLAQLAVAWVLQNSNVSAAIVGASRPEQVAENAKASGVRLDAEVMATIERILEPVAVTDPLKVHENVPTSRP, encoded by the coding sequence ATGGAATACCGTCACCTCGGCCGCAGCGGCCTGATCGTCAGCGAGATCGCCTACGGAAACTGGCTCACCCACGGCTCCCAGGTCGAGGAGGACGCGGCGACCGCGTGCGTCCGGGCCGCCCTGGACGTCGGCATCACCACCTTCGACACCGCCGACGTCTACGCGCAGACCCGCGCCGAGTCCGTACTCGGCCGGGCACTGAAGAGCGAGCGCCGCGAGGGCCTGGAGATCTTCACCAAGGTCTTCTGGCCGACAGGCCCCGGTCACAACGACCGGGGCCTGTCGCGCAAGCACATAATGGAGTCGATAGACAACTCGCTGCGCCGACTGCAGACCGACCACGTCGACCTCTACCAGGCGCACCGCTACGACCGGTTCACGCCGCTGGAAGAGACGATGGAGGCCTTCGCCGACGTCGTGCACTCGGGCAAGGCGCACTACATCGGCGTCTCGGAGTGGACCGCGGACCAGATCCGCCGCGCCCACGCGCTGGCCCGCGAGCTGCGGATACCGCTGGTGTCCAACCAGCCGCAGTATTCCGCGCTGTGGCGGATCATCGAGGGCGAGGTCGTCCCGACCTCGGAGGAACTGGGCCTGGGCCAGGTCGTGTTCTCGCCGATCGCCCAGGGTGTGCTCACCGGCAAGTACCTGCCGGGGCAGCAGCCGCCGGCCGGCTCGCGGGCCACCGACGACAAGGGCGGCGCCAACATGATCGGCCGCTGGATGCGGGACGATCTGCTGGAGCGGGTCCAGGAGCTCAAGCCGCTGGCTGCCGACGCCGGACTGTCGCTCGCGCAGCTCGCGGTCGCCTGGGTGCTGCAGAACAGCAACGTCTCCGCGGCGATCGTCGGCGCGTCCCGCCCCGAGCAGGTGGCGGAGAACGCCAAGGCCTCCGGCGTCCGGCTGGACGCCGAGGTGATGGCGACGATCGAGCGGATCCTGGAGCCGGTCGCGGTGACCGACCCGCTCAAGGTGCACGAGAACGTCCCGACGTCCCGCCCGTAG
- a CDS encoding phosphatase PAP2 family protein: MTARLNRSRLLPPALLAAAFALLAWLVLARHGTPYGFDTGPHRWSVAHRPHDAATTARVVTDAGTGPYPYLAAGLGGWLAAGRTTVRRRLVVALLAVAVLLFGQSLRTALSTALHRARPPAADWAVHVAGHSFPSGHTASSAMAAALLAWGLLRAWPGAPGRSLAALCGLLALAVGCTRVYLGVHWPSDVVGGWLFAACWLAALLPPLTGYADRMADPAPPAD; encoded by the coding sequence ATGACCGCCCGCCTGAACCGGTCCCGGCTGCTGCCGCCCGCCCTGCTCGCCGCCGCCTTCGCCCTGCTGGCCTGGCTGGTGCTGGCCCGGCACGGCACCCCCTACGGCTTCGACACCGGTCCGCACCGCTGGTCGGTCGCGCACCGTCCGCACGACGCCGCCACCACGGCCCGGGTGGTCACCGACGCGGGCACCGGACCCTACCCCTACCTGGCCGCCGGGCTCGGCGGCTGGCTGGCCGCCGGCCGGACCACCGTGCGGCGGCGACTGGTGGTGGCGCTGCTCGCCGTGGCGGTCCTGCTCTTCGGCCAGTCACTGCGCACCGCGCTCTCGACGGCGCTGCACCGGGCCAGGCCGCCCGCCGCGGACTGGGCCGTGCACGTGGCGGGCCACTCCTTCCCCTCCGGGCACACCGCGTCCAGCGCGATGGCCGCCGCGCTGCTCGCCTGGGGCCTGCTGCGGGCGTGGCCCGGCGCGCCGGGGCGTTCGCTGGCCGCGCTCTGCGGCCTGCTCGCGCTGGCGGTCGGCTGCACGCGGGTCTATCTGGGCGTGCACTGGCCGTCCGACGTGGTCGGCGGCTGGCTGTTCGCCGCGTGCTGGCTCGCCGCCCTGCTGCCGCCGCTGACCGGCTACGCGGACCGCATGGCGGATCCGGCGCCTCCGGCGGACTGA